A section of the Pseudomonas sp. Q1-7 genome encodes:
- a CDS encoding IS4 family transposase — protein sequence MSFQQQLLDLGELFNFSDLSTFTQNIPIEWVASALDLSAQATIRRRRLPSDQVLWLVLGMALFRDEPVHEVARRLNICAQGLASDHLLARSGVTEARKRLGADPVEWLFRQTGQQWGCERYDGDSWQGLQVLAVDGALLRTPDTPELREHFGSGNTATDRQTPFPMLRLVALMNVRSHLILDAQLSPYRRSEMRLADAFVQQIPDHSVTLFDKGFWSADLLLGLNKGGDHRHWLIPARQGLVSEEVTRYGKGDRLLRMKVSPQARNRNPNLPTHWEVREVSYEVQGKVKTVLTSLPAERYSAKAVATLYRERWEIELGFRNIKSSLQQNAVTLRSKVKALVYQEVWGLLLAYNIIRREAGQAAVAFGRSPADIRFKPVAHYIAVQLIVMAAANPISATGRRLSELRAGIGGLFLDHRPKPSRPRTVKISKTRYPVDRKAAPLK from the coding sequence ATGTCCTTTCAACAGCAGTTGCTCGACCTGGGCGAGTTGTTCAACTTCTCCGACTTGAGCACCTTCACCCAAAACATCCCGATCGAGTGGGTGGCCTCGGCGCTGGACCTTTCTGCCCAGGCCACCATCCGCCGCCGACGCCTGCCCAGTGATCAGGTGCTCTGGCTGGTGCTCGGCATGGCCTTGTTCCGCGACGAGCCGGTCCATGAGGTGGCGCGGCGCCTGAACATCTGCGCCCAGGGGCTGGCCTCCGACCACCTGCTGGCCAGAAGTGGGGTCACCGAGGCACGCAAACGGCTGGGGGCCGATCCGGTTGAATGGCTGTTTCGCCAGACGGGTCAGCAATGGGGGTGTGAGCGCTATGACGGCGATAGCTGGCAGGGCCTGCAGGTGTTGGCGGTGGATGGTGCACTGCTGCGCACCCCGGATACACCCGAACTGCGGGAGCATTTCGGCTCTGGCAATACCGCCACCGACCGTCAGACGCCGTTCCCCATGCTGCGGCTCGTGGCCCTGATGAACGTGCGCTCGCACTTGATTCTGGATGCCCAGCTGAGCCCATACCGGCGCAGTGAAATGCGTTTGGCCGATGCCTTTGTGCAGCAGATTCCCGACCATTCGGTGACCTTGTTCGACAAGGGGTTCTGGAGCGCCGACTTGCTGTTGGGGTTGAACAAGGGCGGTGACCACCGACATTGGTTGATCCCGGCCCGCCAGGGTCTAGTCAGCGAGGAAGTGACGCGTTATGGCAAAGGGGATCGCCTGTTGCGCATGAAGGTGTCGCCCCAGGCGCGAAACCGTAACCCGAACCTACCCACGCACTGGGAGGTGCGCGAGGTCAGCTACGAAGTCCAGGGCAAGGTAAAAACCGTTCTGACCTCGCTGCCGGCCGAGCGCTACAGCGCCAAGGCGGTCGCCACACTGTACCGGGAGCGCTGGGAGATCGAACTGGGTTTCCGGAACATCAAGAGTTCCCTGCAGCAGAATGCGGTGACCCTGCGCAGCAAGGTCAAGGCGTTGGTCTACCAGGAGGTCTGGGGATTGTTGCTGGCCTACAACATCATCCGCCGTGAGGCCGGTCAGGCGGCAGTCGCCTTCGGCCGCTCACCCGCCGACATCCGCTTCAAGCCGGTGGCTCACTATATCGCCGTGCAATTGATCGTGATGGCGGCGGCCAACCCGATTTCGGCCACGGGCCGTCGCCTGTCGGAGTTGCGAGCCGGTATTGGCGGACTGTTTCTGGATCACCG
- a CDS encoding DODA-type extradiol aromatic ring-opening family dioxygenase — translation MLPSLYISHGSPMLALEPGESGPALKALADALPRPQAILVVSAHWESNLLRLSGGPHPETWHDFHGFPPPLYAVQYPAPGAPALAREIAELLTGAGLDASVDPQRPFDHGTWVPLSLMYPQADVPVLQLSLPSRLGPAFQTRVGKALAGLRQRGILLIGSGSITHNLGELDWRAGPEVVAPWAREFRDWMVERLEADDEAALHDYRRLAPHAARNHPRDEHLLPLYFARGAGGRFGLVHSGFTLGALGMDIYRFD, via the coding sequence ATGCTACCCAGCCTCTATATCTCCCACGGTTCGCCCATGCTGGCCCTGGAACCCGGCGAAAGCGGCCCGGCGCTGAAGGCCCTGGCCGACGCCCTGCCGCGCCCGCAGGCCATTCTGGTGGTCTCCGCCCACTGGGAAAGCAACCTGCTTCGACTCAGCGGCGGCCCCCATCCGGAAACCTGGCATGACTTCCATGGCTTCCCGCCACCGCTCTACGCCGTGCAGTACCCGGCTCCCGGCGCACCGGCGCTGGCCCGCGAGATCGCCGAGCTGCTGACCGGCGCCGGCCTTGACGCCAGTGTCGACCCGCAACGCCCCTTCGACCACGGCACCTGGGTACCGCTGTCGCTGATGTACCCGCAAGCCGATGTCCCGGTACTCCAGCTCTCGCTGCCGAGCCGGCTCGGCCCGGCATTCCAGACCCGCGTCGGCAAGGCCCTGGCCGGATTGCGCCAGCGCGGCATCCTGCTGATCGGCTCCGGCAGCATCACCCACAACCTGGGCGAGCTGGACTGGCGCGCCGGCCCCGAGGTGGTCGCACCCTGGGCCCGGGAATTCCGCGACTGGATGGTGGAGCGCCTGGAAGCCGACGACGAGGCCGCGCTGCACGACTACCGACGCCTGGCGCCTCATGCGGCGCGCAACCATCCCCGCGACGAACACTTGCTGCCGCTCTACTTCGCCCGTGGCGCCGGCGGACGCTTTGGCCTGGTACACAGCGGTTTCACCCTGGGGGCGCTGGGGATGGATATCTACCGCTTCGACTAG
- a CDS encoding glutathione peroxidase encodes MSDRILDIPVTTIKGEQKTLADFGGKALLVVNTASKCGFTPQYKGLEELWQQYRDKGLVVLGFPCNQFGKQEPGDEGAISEFCELNFGVSFPLFKKIDVNGTNAHPLYVQLKRRAPGLLGSQGIKWNFTKFLISQDGQRIKRFAPTTKPEEISTEIEALLK; translated from the coding sequence ATGAGCGACAGAATCCTCGATATCCCCGTCACCACCATCAAGGGCGAGCAGAAAACCCTCGCGGACTTCGGTGGCAAGGCCCTGCTGGTGGTCAACACCGCCAGCAAGTGCGGCTTCACGCCGCAATACAAGGGCCTGGAAGAACTCTGGCAGCAATACCGGGACAAGGGCCTGGTGGTGCTGGGTTTCCCCTGCAACCAGTTCGGCAAGCAGGAGCCGGGCGATGAGGGCGCCATCAGCGAGTTCTGTGAGCTGAACTTCGGCGTCAGCTTCCCGCTGTTCAAGAAGATCGACGTGAACGGCACCAACGCCCACCCGCTCTACGTGCAGTTGAAGCGGCGCGCGCCGGGCCTGTTGGGCAGCCAGGGCATCAAATGGAATTTCACCAAGTTCCTCATCAGCCAGGACGGTCAGCGCATCAAGCGCTTCGCGCCGACCACCAAGCCGGAGGAAATCAGCACCGAGATCGAAGCCCTGTTGAAATGA
- a CDS encoding thiopurine S-methyltransferase, with protein MDEQFWQARWAESQIGFHQHEVNPYLQRYWPRLGLPQGARVLVPLCGKTLDMVWLVGQGHRVLGIELAERAVQDFFAEQALIPEVTQQGALRRYSVGAIEILQGDFFALGAADVADCHALYDRAAIIALPPAMRDDYVSHLERILPKPCEGLMVTLDYEQTRLDGPPFSVSEAEVRQRLEAGWEVELLERNDVLEKNWKFASRGLNALHEPVFRLRRK; from the coding sequence ATGGACGAGCAGTTCTGGCAGGCACGTTGGGCGGAGAGCCAGATCGGCTTCCATCAGCACGAGGTCAACCCCTATCTGCAGCGCTACTGGCCACGCTTGGGGTTACCCCAAGGCGCCCGGGTGCTGGTGCCGCTCTGCGGCAAGACCCTGGACATGGTCTGGCTGGTGGGGCAGGGGCACCGCGTGCTGGGTATCGAGCTGGCCGAGCGGGCGGTGCAGGACTTCTTTGCCGAACAGGCGTTGATTCCCGAGGTCACGCAGCAAGGTGCCTTGCGCCGCTACAGCGTGGGGGCCATCGAAATCCTCCAGGGAGACTTTTTCGCCCTCGGTGCCGCCGATGTCGCCGATTGCCACGCGCTCTACGACCGCGCAGCGATCATCGCCCTGCCGCCGGCCATGCGTGACGATTACGTGAGCCATCTGGAGCGCATTCTGCCAAAGCCGTGCGAGGGGCTGATGGTGACCCTGGACTATGAACAGACGCGCCTGGACGGCCCGCCGTTTTCCGTATCGGAGGCGGAAGTTCGCCAGCGCCTGGAGGCGGGCTGGGAGGTCGAACTGCTGGAGCGCAACGATGTGCTGGAGAAGAACTGGAAGTTCGCTTCACGGGGGCTGAACGCCCTGCATGAGCCGGTGTTTCGCCTGCGCCGGAAGTAG
- the htpX gene encoding protease HtpX, with translation MMRILLFLATNLAVLVIASITLKLLGVDRFTGQNYGSLLVFCAVFGFAGSLVSLFISKWMAKMSTGTEIITQPRTRHEQWLLQTVEQLSREAGIKMPEVGIFPAYEANAFATGWNKNDALVAVSQGLLERFSPDEVKAVLAHEIGHVANGDMVTLALIQGVVNTFVMFFARIFGNFVDKVILKNEEGPGIGYFIATIFAELVLGILASIIVMWFSRRREFKADEAGAQLAGTNAMIGALQRLRAEQGVPVQMPDSLTAFGINGGLKHGLAGLLMSHPPLEDRIEALRRRG, from the coding sequence ATGATGCGCATCCTGTTGTTCCTGGCCACAAACCTCGCAGTCCTGGTGATTGCCAGCATCACGCTGAAACTGCTGGGCGTGGACCGCTTCACCGGCCAGAACTACGGCAGCCTGCTGGTCTTCTGTGCCGTGTTCGGTTTCGCCGGTTCCCTGGTTTCGCTGTTCATCTCCAAGTGGATGGCGAAGATGAGCACCGGCACCGAAATCATCACCCAGCCGCGTACCCGCCATGAGCAGTGGTTGCTGCAAACCGTCGAGCAACTGTCCCGCGAAGCCGGCATCAAGATGCCGGAAGTCGGCATCTTCCCGGCCTACGAAGCGAACGCCTTCGCCACCGGCTGGAACAAGAACGACGCGCTGGTCGCCGTGAGCCAGGGCCTGCTGGAGCGTTTCTCTCCCGATGAAGTGAAGGCCGTGCTGGCCCACGAGATCGGCCACGTCGCCAACGGCGACATGGTCACCCTGGCGCTGATCCAGGGCGTGGTGAACACCTTCGTGATGTTCTTTGCACGCATCTTCGGCAACTTCGTCGACAAGGTGATCCTGAAGAACGAAGAAGGCCCGGGTATCGGCTACTTCATCGCGACCATTTTCGCCGAACTGGTCCTGGGCATCCTCGCCAGCATCATCGTCATGTGGTTCTCCCGCCGCCGCGAGTTCAAGGCGGACGAAGCCGGCGCCCAACTGGCCGGCACCAATGCCATGATCGGCGCCCTGCAGCGCCTGCGTGCCGAACAGGGTGTGCCGGTGCAGATGCCCGACAGCCTGACCGCCTTCGGCATCAATGGCGGCCTGAAGCACGGCCTCGCCGGCCTGCTGATGAGCCACCCGCCACTGGAAGACCGCATCGAGGCCCTGCGCCGCCGCGGCTGA
- a CDS encoding MarR family winged helix-turn-helix transcriptional regulator — protein MSTPSIDPELLLDNQLCFKLYAASRAVIRGYRPLLESLGLTYPQYLVMLVLWEWHARPPELPTVKALGERLMLDSGTLTPLLKRLEQLGLVRRRRAAHDEREVHLALTEEGVALKGQVVPLRNELICASGLDLNEMAELRARLGELLGQLMGLPG, from the coding sequence ATGAGCACACCTTCGATCGACCCCGAGCTGCTGTTGGACAACCAGCTCTGCTTCAAGCTCTACGCCGCGTCCCGCGCGGTGATCCGCGGCTACCGGCCGCTGCTGGAGTCCCTCGGTCTGACCTACCCGCAATACCTGGTCATGCTGGTGCTCTGGGAGTGGCATGCGCGGCCGCCGGAGCTGCCCACGGTCAAGGCCCTGGGCGAGCGCCTGATGCTGGATTCCGGCACCCTCACGCCGCTGCTCAAGCGCCTGGAACAGCTTGGCCTGGTGCGCCGCCGGCGCGCCGCCCATGACGAGCGGGAAGTGCACCTGGCGCTGACGGAGGAGGGGGTGGCCCTGAAGGGGCAGGTGGTGCCCCTGCGCAACGAGCTGATCTGCGCCAGCGGCCTGGACCTCAACGAGATGGCCGAGCTGCGCGCGCGCCTGGGCGAGCTGCTGGGTCAGCTCATGGGGTTGCCTGGGTAG
- the msrB gene encoding peptide-methionine (R)-S-oxide reductase MsrB: MDKLEKPLESWREELSDAQFHVCRLGGTERAFTGEYYATKTPGIYHCACCGEALFDSDAKYDSGSGWPSYFQPVNGEVIRELEDHSHGMHRIEVRCARCDSHLGHVFPDGPRPTGLRYCINSLSLKLQPR; this comes from the coding sequence ATGGACAAGCTTGAGAAACCCCTGGAGAGCTGGCGCGAGGAGCTTTCCGATGCCCAGTTCCACGTCTGTCGCCTGGGTGGCACCGAGCGTGCCTTCACCGGCGAGTACTACGCCACCAAGACCCCGGGCATTTACCACTGTGCCTGTTGCGGGGAAGCGCTGTTCGATTCCGATGCCAAGTACGACTCCGGCAGCGGCTGGCCGAGCTATTTCCAGCCGGTGAACGGGGAGGTGATCCGCGAGCTGGAGGACCATAGCCACGGGATGCACCGCATCGAAGTGCGTTGCGCCCGCTGCGATTCGCACCTGGGCCACGTCTTCCCCGACGGGCCGCGCCCCACCGGCCTGCGCTACTGCATCAACTCGCTGTCGCTGAAGCTGCAGCCGCGCTGA
- a CDS encoding ISL3 family transposase: MHPIDLAQFWPGYEVVACRPSADNTLLIELKPRADAIPECGRCGQACPLIHECRLRRVRDRDLLDQRVLLQVPVRRVDCLRCGRVTERIAWLEPASRLTRRLQAWLEALLQLLPISHVSRLTGLHWHTLKQLDKRRLEAAVGAFDPGEVRRLVMDEFALHKGHRYATVIMDAERTRVLWVGHGNSREAIRPFFELLGERCQQIEAVAMDMNTAFDLEVQRHCPQAEVVYDLFHVVARYGREVIDRIRVDQANLLRQDKPARKVVKQSRWLLLRNRESLKDGQAVQLQELLDANQPLATVYVLKDALKEVWYAPTVREGWRRWRSWLRHARDSGLEPLQRFARNLRKYARGILASARFPLHTSVLEGVNNRIKVIKRMAYGFRDSHYFFLKIKAAFPGKAR, translated from the coding sequence GTGCATCCTATTGATCTTGCCCAGTTCTGGCCAGGCTACGAAGTCGTCGCCTGTCGCCCCTCTGCCGACAACACCCTGCTGATCGAACTCAAGCCTCGAGCCGACGCCATCCCCGAATGTGGGCGCTGCGGCCAAGCTTGTCCGCTGATCCATGAGTGCCGACTGCGTCGGGTACGCGATCGCGACTTGCTCGACCAGCGCGTTCTGCTCCAGGTGCCGGTGCGCCGCGTTGACTGCCTGCGCTGTGGGCGGGTGACCGAGCGGATCGCCTGGCTGGAGCCGGCGTCACGCCTGACGCGGCGCTTGCAGGCCTGGCTCGAGGCTTTGCTGCAACTGCTGCCGATCAGCCACGTCAGCCGCCTCACCGGCTTGCACTGGCACACGCTCAAGCAGCTCGATAAACGTCGCCTGGAAGCCGCCGTCGGCGCGTTCGATCCGGGCGAGGTGCGCCGGTTGGTGATGGACGAGTTCGCCCTGCACAAGGGCCATCGCTACGCCACGGTGATCATGGATGCCGAGCGGACACGGGTGCTGTGGGTGGGGCATGGCAACAGCCGTGAGGCGATTCGTCCGTTCTTCGAGCTGCTCGGCGAGCGCTGCCAACAGATCGAGGCGGTGGCGATGGACATGAACACCGCGTTCGACCTGGAGGTGCAGCGGCATTGCCCGCAGGCCGAAGTGGTGTACGACCTCTTCCATGTGGTGGCGCGCTACGGCCGCGAGGTGATCGACCGCATCCGGGTCGACCAGGCCAACCTGCTGCGCCAGGACAAACCGGCGCGCAAGGTGGTCAAGCAGAGCCGCTGGCTGTTGCTGCGCAACCGCGAGAGTCTGAAGGACGGGCAAGCCGTGCAGTTGCAGGAGCTACTCGACGCCAACCAGCCGCTGGCCACGGTCTACGTGCTCAAGGATGCCCTGAAGGAAGTCTGGTACGCCCCCACTGTGCGAGAGGGCTGGCGGCGCTGGCGAAGTTGGCTACGGCATGCTCGGGACAGCGGTCTGGAGCCGCTCCAACGCTTTGCCCGGAATCTGCGCAAATACGCCCGGGGCATCCTCGCCAGCGCCCGCTTCCCCCTGCACACCAGCGTCCTGGAAGGCGTGAACAACCGCATCAAGGTGATCAAACGGATGGCCTACGGCTTCCGGGACTCCCACTACTTCTTCCTGAAAATCAAGGCCGCCTTCCCCGGGAAAGCGCGATGA
- a CDS encoding pyridoxal phosphate-dependent aminotransferase, giving the protein MQVSKSNKLANVCYDIRGPVLKHAKRLEEEGHRILKLNIGNPAPFGFEAPEEILQDVIRNLPTAQGYSDSKGLFSARKAVMQYYQQKQVEGVGIEDIYLGNGVSELIVMAMQALLNNGDEVLIPAPDYPLWTASVALGGGKPVHYLCDEQAGWFPDIADMKAKITPNTKALVLINPNNPTGAVYSREVLLDIVELARQHNLVLFSDEIYDKILYDEAQHISTASLAPDVLCLTFNGLSKSYRVAGFRSGWLAISGPKHKAQSYIEGLDILANMRLCANVPSQHAIQTALGGYQSINDLVLPNGRLLEQRNRTWELLNDIPGVSCVKPMGALYAFPKIDPKVCPIHNDEKFVLDLLLSEKLLIVQGTAFNWPWPDHFRVVTLPRVDDLEQAIGRIGNFLKSYRQ; this is encoded by the coding sequence ATGCAGGTCAGCAAATCGAACAAGCTCGCCAACGTCTGCTATGACATCCGCGGACCGGTGCTCAAGCACGCCAAACGCCTGGAAGAGGAAGGCCACCGCATCCTCAAGCTGAACATCGGCAACCCGGCGCCGTTCGGTTTCGAAGCCCCGGAGGAAATCCTCCAGGACGTGATCCGCAACCTGCCCACCGCCCAGGGCTACAGCGACTCCAAGGGCCTGTTCAGCGCGCGCAAGGCGGTGATGCAGTACTACCAGCAGAAGCAGGTGGAAGGCGTCGGCATCGAGGACATCTACCTCGGCAACGGCGTGTCCGAGCTGATCGTGATGGCCATGCAGGCGTTGCTCAACAACGGTGACGAAGTGCTGATCCCGGCGCCGGACTACCCGCTGTGGACCGCTTCGGTGGCCCTGGGCGGCGGCAAGCCGGTGCATTACCTGTGCGACGAGCAGGCCGGCTGGTTCCCCGACATCGCCGACATGAAGGCGAAGATCACCCCGAACACCAAGGCGCTGGTGCTGATCAACCCGAACAACCCCACTGGCGCGGTGTATTCCCGCGAAGTGCTGCTGGACATCGTCGAACTCGCGCGCCAGCACAACCTGGTGCTGTTCTCCGACGAGATCTACGACAAGATCCTCTACGACGAGGCCCAGCACATCTCCACCGCCTCCCTGGCGCCGGACGTGCTCTGCCTGACCTTCAACGGCCTGTCCAAGTCCTACCGCGTGGCCGGCTTCCGCTCCGGCTGGCTGGCGATTTCCGGTCCCAAGCACAAGGCCCAGAGCTACATCGAAGGCCTGGACATCCTCGCCAACATGCGCCTGTGCGCCAACGTGCCGAGCCAGCATGCGATCCAGACCGCCCTCGGCGGCTACCAGAGCATCAACGACCTGGTGCTGCCCAACGGCCGCCTGCTGGAGCAGCGCAACCGCACCTGGGAACTGCTCAACGACATTCCCGGCGTCAGCTGCGTCAAGCCCATGGGCGCGCTCTACGCCTTCCCGAAGATCGATCCGAAGGTCTGCCCGATCCACAACGACGAGAAGTTCGTCCTCGACCTGCTGCTCTCCGAGAAGCTGCTGATCGTCCAGGGCACCGCCTTCAACTGGCCCTGGCCGGACCACTTCCGCGTGGTCACCCTGCCCCGCGTCGACGACCTGGAGCAAGCCATCGGCCGCATCGGCAACTTCCTCAAGTCGTATCGCCAGTAA